One Oryza glaberrima chromosome 10, OglaRS2, whole genome shotgun sequence DNA segment encodes these proteins:
- the LOC127753058 gene encoding pectinesterase inhibitor 7-like, whose product MAPLPPRAMSLVFLFLFLFFTAASATRRLDDAGGQPTTSSSATAFLRARCATTLYPDICYDSLLPYASAFQTSHVKLAVAAADVAAAKLRAFSARINDLLVQGGAARVDAALKDCKSTISNAGDLARQSSAELGQLDAGAAAAGVSSRQARWHVSNVQTWLSAAITDEGTCTDGFEEAGEAAAGSPAGKEVAAGVARVKQHTSIALALVNGIPL is encoded by the coding sequence ATGGCGCCGCTTCCGCCTCGCGCCATGtccctcgtcttcctcttccttttcctcttcttcacGGCCGCATCGGCGACGAGACGACTCGACGACGCCGGAGGCCAGCctacgacgtcgtcgtcggcaacGGCGTTCCTCCGCGCCCGCTGCGCGACCACGCTGTACCCTGACATCTGCTACGACTCCCTCCTCCCCTACGCCTCCGCGTTCCAGACCAGCCACGtcaagctcgccgtcgccgcggccgacgtcgcggcggcgaagctccGCGCGTTCTCGGCCCGCATCAATGATCTGCTCGTCCAAGGCGGCGCCGCTCGCGTGGACGCGGCGCTGAAGGACTGCAAGAGCACCATCTCCAACGCCGGCGACCTGGCAAGGCAGTCGTCGGCGGAGCTCGGACAGCTcgacgcgggcgccgccgccgccggcgtgagCAGCAGGCAGGCGAGGTGGCATGTCTCGAATGTGCAGACGTGGCTCAGCGCGGCCATCACCGACGAGGGGACGTGCACCGATGGGTTCGAGGAAGCCGGAGAAGCCGCGGCGGGGTCGCCCGCCGGgaaggaggtcgccgccggggtGGCGAGAGTGAAGCAGCACACCAGCATCGCCCTCGCGCTCGTCAACGGCATCCCGTTGTGA